The Panicum hallii strain FIL2 chromosome 9, PHallii_v3.1, whole genome shotgun sequence genome has a window encoding:
- the LOC112875626 gene encoding uncharacterized protein LOC112875626 isoform X1 codes for MATGFSSLISRHDSGPDPDHCPLAGRGRLTVQPPAPTRADFSPPLPGRCEACVATERTDGASQQSWPGLPRGVEFNPSDGDLLWHLAAEVGNGQAERHPFINNFIKSVDDDRGFSYTHPRDIPGVRQDGHASYFFHRRFESYSNEGDANISWKKIGTSRSIILDGTLQGCKEVFVLYADMMSDKGSQQTDWRLHQYHIRNIVKDEEELVLSKIFFESRDNLCELAEEARVEAEWDVSTPADSREKCTTCSNPRIYTETDELDHISLKERYRILLADKNTCTATVSARESSKTSSKRNQEVTAYEEDICSMLQEISSAPPIIESNPMDDSNSSRLLGEDDSGFLSISGPSVCEVGCSHDPVEGNQVGGAAACGSESSELIVRKQGGLLADVKLEPALEGYEIDPSESPRANTAHAEGSVPSLGVKDELNECDLPGLCEKISFSSRKRRKMKTTSYSNEKTLEEDACTNDEGIAYCSRQRRMKKTATVSIEKALDEDAPGLLQILLTRGIVVEEIKLYGAEEDNEMIPDSSESSFEDLENVIANIFPKRTSLLKLSIARHEKGGKAIYCLSCLISLIEQSRYLQFRDCPVEWGWCRDLQSFIFVFRSHNRIVLERPEYGYATYFFEVVQSLPIEWQIHRLVIAMKLSGCGRTALIENRPLLVGEDLTEGEAHVLEEYGWIRNTGLGTMVNYRDRVVHDRWMEKSVSDWRAKIGKLLMTGYAEGQSVTIHGPKKVSDLLEATGDAEIDIKLEDPF; via the exons AGTTGGCCAGGGCTACCAAGGGGTGTAGAATTTAATCCCAGCGATGGTGATCTTCTATGGCATTTAGCTGCAGAAGTTGGGAATGGTCAGGCTGAGCGCCATCCATTTATCAACAACTTTATTAAATCTGTTGATGATGATAGAGGATTTAGTTACACTCATCCTCGAGATATACCTG GTGTTAGGCAGGATGGACATGCATCATACTTTTTCCATAGAAGATTTGAGTCATACAGCAATGAGGGTGATGCAAATATTAGCTGGAAGAAAATTGGAACCTCTAGATCGATCATCTTGGATGGAACACTGCAAGGTTGCAAGGAGGTGTTTGTCCTATATGCAGACATGATGAGTGATAAAGGTTCTCAGCAAACTGATTGGAGATTACATCAATATCATATCAGAAACATAGTGAAGGATGAGGAAGAGCTAGTGTTGTCTAAAATATTTTTTGAATCACGGGACAATCTATGTGAATTGGCTGAGGAAGCTCGTGTTGAGGCCGAATGG GATGTTTCCACGCCTGCTGATTCAAGAGAGAAATGTACTACATGTTCTAACCCCAGAATCTATACTGAGACAGATGAGCTTGATCATATATCTCTGAAAGAGCGCTACAGGATCCTTCTAGCAGACAAAAACACTTGCACTGCTACAGTATCAGCTAGGGAATCTAGTAAAACATCTTCGAAAAG AAATCAAGAGGTAACAGCATACGAAGAAGATATATGTAGCATGTTGCAG GAAATTTCCTCCGCACCTCCTATTATAGAGAGTAATCCCATGGATGATAGCAACAGCAGTAGGTTGCTTGGTGAAGATGATTCAG GTTTCTTGAGTATTTCTGGCCCATCCGTATGCGAAGTTGGATGTTCTCATGATCCAGTGGAGGGAAATCAGGTAGGTGGTGCTGCAGCTTGTGGGAGCGAAAGCAGTGAACTTATTGTAAGAAAACAAGGGGGCCTTCTTGCTGATGTTAAATTGGAGCCTGCATTAGAAGGGTATGAGATTGACCCTTCTGAATCTCCTCGAGCAAATACTGCTCACGCTGAAGGCTCAGTACCATCTTTAGGAGTAAAAGATGAACTAAATGAGTGTGATTTACCTGGCTTATGTGAGAAAATTTCATTCAGTTCCCGTAAACGCAGAAAAATGAAAACAACAAG TTATTCAAATGAAAAAACACTTGAAGAAGATGCTTGCACTAATGATGAGGGCATTGCTTACTGTTCTCGTCAAAGGAGGATGAAGAAAACAGCCAC GGTTTCGATTGAAAAGGCACTTGATGAAGATGCTCCAGGGCTTCTACAG ATTCTTCTAACCAGAGGAATAGTAGTTGAGGAAATCAAACTTTATGGTGCAGAAGAAGATAATGAAATGATTCCAGATTCATCAGAAAGTAGCTTTGAAGATCTTGAAAATGTCATTGCAAAT ATATTTCCAAAGAGAACATCTCTGTTGAAACTGTCAATAGCTAGACATGAAAAGGGGGGAAAGGCTATTTACTGCTTGTCCTGTTTAATTTCTCTTATTGAGCAG tcgcgctaccTTCAATTCCGTGACTGCCCTGTGGAATGGGGATGGTGCAGGGATCTGCAATCCTTCATTTTTGTATTTAGAAGCCATAATAG GATAGTTCTTGAACGTCCTGAATATGGTTATGCGACGTATTTCTTTGAGGTTGTGCAATCGCTGCCAATAGAATGGCAGATCCATAGGTTGGTTATTGCAATGAAGCTTAGTGGCTGTGGAAGGACAGCTCTTATTGAAAACAGGCCATTACTG GTTGGTGAAGATTTAACAGAAGGCGAGGCACATGTTTTGGAAGAATATGGCTGGATAAGAAACACTGGTCTTGGGACAATGGTCAACTATCGTGATCGTGTGGTCCATGACAGGTGGATGGAGAAAAGTGTTAGCGATTGGAGGGCGAAGATAGGGAAGCTTCTAATGACTGGTTATGCTGAGGGCCAATCAGTCACAATTCACGGTCCAAAGAAAGTATCAGACCTGTTGGAAGCTACTGGGGATGCTGAAATTGATATAAAGTTGGAGGATCCTTTTTGA
- the LOC112875927 gene encoding homocysteine S-methyltransferase 1: MGAVEELVARAGGCAVIDGGFATQLEALGADINDPLWSAACLIARPHLVKEVHMQYLEAGADVIISSSYQATIPGFLAKGMSLDEAEDLLRTSVKLALEARDEFWKSTLRKSKPIYNRALVAASIGSYGAYLADGSEYSGSYGADITIEKLKDFHRRRLQVLAGAGPDLIAFEAIPNKMEAQALVELLDEENIQVPSWICFSSVDGKHLCSRESFADCLQILNASEKVAVVGVNCTPPQFIEGIIGEFRKQTKKAIAVYPNSGEVWDGRAKRWLPAECLGHKSFDALAKRWQEAGASLIGGCCRTTPSTIRAVSKILKGRTGH, translated from the exons ATGGGTGCGGTGGAGGAGCTCGTGGCGAGGGCGGGCGGGTGCGCGGTGATCGACGGCGGCTTCGCCACGCAGCTGGAGGCGCTCGGCGCCGACATCAACGACCCGCTCTGGAGCGCCGCATGCCTCATCGCCAGGCCGCACCTCGTCAAGGAG GTTCATATGCAGTACCTTGAAGCAGGTGCTGACGTCATCATTTCATCATCCTACCAG GCAACGATCCCAGGGTTCCTAGCCAAAGGAATGTCTCTGGATGAGGCTGAAGACTTACTGCGAACAAGTGTAAAACTGGCCCTGGAAGCACGGGACGAATTCTGGAAGTCCACACTGAGGAAGTCGAAGCCTATTTACAACCGTGCCCTAGTCGCTGCATCCATCGGAAGCTATGGAGCCTATCTCGCTGATGGATCAGAGTACAG TGGATCATATGGAGCTGACATCACAATTGAGAAACTGAAGGACTTCCACAGGCGCCGGTTGCAGGTCCTTGCAGGTGCTGGCCCTGACCTGATTGCATTTGAGGCCATTCCTAATAAAATGGAGGCACAG GCATTGGTTGAGCTTCTAGACGAGGAGAACATCCAGGTCCCATCTTGGATCTGCTTCAGCTCCGTGGACGGCAAGCACCTGTGCTCTAGGGAAAGCTTCGCAGACTGCCTTCAGATTCTGAACGCGAGCGAGAAGGTTGCTGTTGTAGGAGTGAACTGCACGCCGCCTCAATTCATCGAGGGCATCATAGGCGAGTTCAGGAAG CAAACAAAGAAGGCGATTGCTGTCTACCCGAACAGCGGCGAGGTTTGGGACGGGAGAGCAAAGAGGTGGCTG CCGGCCGAGTGTTTGGGTCACAAGAGCTTCGACGCGCTCGCCAAGAGATGGCAGGAGGCCGGGGCCAGCCTCATCGGAGGATGCTGCCGGACCACGCCTTCGACTATTCGGGCCGTTTCCAAGATCCTCAAAGGCAGGACGGGGCATTGA
- the LOC112876268 gene encoding 3-ketoacyl-CoA synthase 6-like: protein MPAGGVFSGSVNLKYVKLGYQYLVNHFLTLLLVPVMAATALELGRLGPGELLSLWRSLELDLVHILCSAFLVVFVGTVYVMSRPRPVYLVDYACYKPPASCRVPFATFMEHTRLISDDEKSVRFQTRILERSGLGEDTCLPPANHYIPPNPSMEASRAEAQLVIFSAIDDLVRRTGLKPKDIDILVVNCSLFSPTPSLSAMIINKYKLRSNIRSFNLSGMGCSAGLISIDLARDMLQVHPNSNALVVSTEIITPNFYQGTRRDMLLPNCLFRMGAAAILLSNRRREARRAKYRLVHVVRTHKGADDRAYRCVYQEEDDQGYSGISLSKELMAIAGDALKSNITTIGPLVLPMSEQLLFFFRLVGRKLINKSWKPYIPDFKLAFEHFCIHAGGRAVIDELQKNLQLSARHVEASRMTLHRFGNTSSSSLWYELAYIEAKGRMHRGDRVWQIGFGSGFKCNSAVWKCLRTIKTPTNGPWDDCIDRYPVDVPEVVKL from the exons ATGCCGGCGGGCGGCGTGTTCTCCGGGTCGGTGAACCTCAAGTACGTCAAGCTGGGGTACCAGTACCTGGTGAACCACTTCCTGACGCTGCTGCTGGTGCCGGTGATGGCTGCCACCGCGCTGGAGCTGGGGCGCCTGGGCCCCGGCGAGCTGCTCTCGCTGTGGCGGTCGCTGGAGCTCGACCTCGTCCACATCCTCTGCTCCGCCTTCCTCGTCGTCTTCGTCGGCACCGTCTACGTCATGTCGCGCCCCAGGCCCGTGTACCTGGTGGACTACGCCTGCTACAAGCCCCCTGCCAGCTGCCGGGTGCCCTTCGCCACCTTCATGGAGCACACGCGCCTCATCAGCGACGACGAGAAGAGCGTGCGCTTCCAGACCAGGATCCTCGAGCGCTCGGGGCTCGGCGAGGACACGTGCCTCCCGCCCGCCAACCACTACATCCCGCCCAACCCCAGCATGGAGGCCTCGCGCGCCGAGGCGCAGCTCGTCATCTTCTCCGCCATCGACGACCTCGTCCGCCGCACGGGCCTCAAGCCCAAGGACATCGACATCCTCGTCGTCAACTGCAGCCTCTTCTCCCCGACGCCGTCGCTCTCCGCCATGATCATCAACAAGTACAAGCTCCGCAGCAACATCCGTAGCTTCAACCTCTCCGGCATGGGATGCAGCGCCGGCCTCATCTCCATCGATCTCGCCCGCGACATGCTCCAG GTGCACCCGAACTCGAACGCGCTCGTGGTGTCCACGGAGATCATCACGCCCAACTTCTACCAGGGCACCCGGCGCGACATGCTGCTGCCCAACTGCCTCTTCCGGATGGGCGCGGCGGCGATCCTGCTGTCCAACCGGCGCCGCGAGGCCCGCCGCGCCAAGTACCGGCTGGTGCACGTGGTGCGGACGCACAAGGGCGCCGACGACCGCGCGTACCGGTGCGTGTACCAGGAGGAGGATGACCAGGGGTACTCGGGCATCTCGCTCTCCAAGGAGCTGATGGCCATCGCCGGCGACGCGCTCAAGTCCAACATCACGACGATCGGCCCGCTGGTGCTGCCCATGTCGGAGCAGCTGCTCTTCTTCTTCCGGCTGGTGGGGCGCAAGCTCATCAACAAGAGCTGGAAGCCCTACATCCCGGACTTCAAGCTGGCGTTCGAGCACTTCTGCAtccacgccggcggccgcgccgtGATCGACGAGCTGCAGAAGAACCTGCAGCTGTCGGCGCGGCACGTGGAGGCGTCCCGCATGACGCTGCACCGGTTCGGCAACACGTCCAGCAGCTCGCTCTGGTACGAGCTCGCCTACATCGAGGCCAAGGGCCGCATGCACCGAGGTGACCGCGTCTGGCAGATCGGCTTCGGCAGCGGGTTCAAGTGCAACAGCGCCGTCTGGAAGTGCCTCCGCACCATCAAGACACCCACCAACGGGCCCTGGGACGACTGCATCGACCGCTACCCCGTCGACGTCCCGGAGGTCGTCAAGCTGTGA